One window from the genome of Armatimonadota bacterium encodes:
- a CDS encoding CxxC-x17-CxxC domain-containing protein has translation MGERADRQCTCKECNREFSFTAAEQEQHALRGHRHAPSRCPTCREARALRNPERAGGRSLHPVICARCGAPIRVPFVPRTERPVYCRPCFLEMRGE, from the coding sequence ATGGGCGAACGCGCGGACAGGCAGTGCACTTGCAAGGAGTGCAACAGAGAGTTTAGCTTTACCGCCGCCGAGCAGGAGCAGCATGCCCTCCGTGGCCACCGTCACGCTCCCAGTCGCTGCCCCACTTGCCGCGAGGCGCGCGCCCTGCGCAACCCGGAGCGGGCCGGCGGGCGCAGCCTGCACCCGGTGATCTGCGCCAGGTGCGGGGCCCCCATCCGCGTTCCGTTCGTCCCCCGCACTGAGAGGCCCGTCTACTGCCGTCCGTGCTTCCTGGAGATGCGCGGCGAGTAG